One genomic window of Channa argus isolate prfri chromosome 5, Channa argus male v1.0, whole genome shotgun sequence includes the following:
- the gnl3 gene encoding guanine nucleotide-binding protein-like 3 — MKRPKLKKASKRLSCSKRYKIQKKVREHNRKLRKEAKKKGVSKRVKKDAGVPSSAPFKEEVLREAEQRRLQIEEEKERRKQAKKEERAQKRKKEKETPSKETEPKAKKARQDEIRKTLENLNAPDKNSKQFLCLELNKVIDTCDVVIEVLDARDPLGCRCPQLEEAVLQREGNKKLLLLLNKIDLVPRENVDMWIKCLQREFPVVAFKASTQMKDRTVQAKKSRIVASNEVLDKSRGAACFGNGCLTELLTSHAANIQNQASLRVGIVGFPNVGKSSLINSMKGILACNAGVKRGITKSVQEVHILKNVKLIDSPGIVASHANPPVSMALRSLQVDEGKESVLEAVRTLLKQCDKAQIMLQYNVPDFRNSLEFLTLFAKKRGYLQKGGIPNTEQAATAFLADWTGAKLSYHCKAPEKISLPSYLSEAVVAEMQNGWDLNKLKMGNEETLKGVKFPNQASSITFISKGPTAGLLTISDISEERPGTEREAVCANKPEQTAEEEYDAEEPEKPQKKLLKKKPGKVQFQSVPIDISISTTTTDDAYDFNTDFK; from the exons ATGAAACGACCAA agTTAAAGAAAGCAAGTAAGCGGTTGTCATGTTCCAAACGTTATAAAATACAGAAGAAG GTCCGGGAGCACAACAGGAAACtgagaaaagaagcaaaaaagaaaggagTCAGCAAACGAGTGAAGAAGGATGCCGGGGTGCCTAGCAGTGCTCCCTTCAAAGAGGAGGTgctcagagaggcagagcagaggagactACAG attgaagaagaaaaggagaggaggaaacaaGCCAAAAAAGAGGAACGAGCccagaagagaaaaaaggaaaaagagacacCAAGTAAAGAAACAGAACCTAAGGCAAAGAAAGCTCGTCAG GATGAAATTCGGAAGACTTTGGAGAACCTCAACGCCCCAgacaaaaactcaaaacagTTCCTTTGCCTTGAATTAAATAAG GTAATCGATACATGCGATGTAGTAATAGAAGTCCTTGATGCTCGTGATCCACTGGGTTGCAGGTGTCCACAGCTAGAGGAGGCTGTGCTGCAGAGGGAAGGCAACAAGAAGCTGCTTTTGCTTCTTAACAAAATAG aTCTGGTTCCGAGGGAAAATGTGGATATGTGGATAAAGTGTTTACAGCGGGAGTTTCCAGTTGTGGCCTTCAAAGCGTCAACACAGATGAAGGATAGAACAGTG CAAGCCAAGAAGAGCAGGATAGTGGCCTCCAATGAAGTCCTGGACAAATCAAGAGGAGCAGCCTGTTTTGGAAATGGCTGTCTCACTGAGCTCCTCACAAGTCATGCAGCTAATATACAGAATCAAGCTTCACTCAGGGTTGGCATAGTTG GATTTCCTAATGTGGGAAAGAGCAGTCTTATCAACAGTATGAAGGGGATTCTGGCCTGCAACGCTGGTGTCAAGAGAGGCATCACAAA ATCTGTGCAGGAAGTGCATATCTTGAAGAATGTGAAGCTAATAGATAGCCCAGGAATTGTGGCATCTCATGCCAACCCCCCAGTATCTATGGCTCTGAGGAGCCTACAGGTGGATGAGGGCAAGGAAAGTGTGCTGGAAGCGGTCAGGACACTGCTCAAACAGTGTGACAAGGCCCAG atCATGCTTCAGTACAACGTCCCAGACTTCCGAAACTCTCTGGAGTTTTTAACGTTGTTTGCCAAAAAACGAGGTTATCTTCAGAAGGGTGGCATCCCAAACACTGAGCAGGCAGCCACTGCTTTTCTTGCAGATTGGACAGG AGCCAAGCTGAGTTACCACTGTAAGGCACCAGAGAAAATTAGTCTTCCTTCTTACCTGTCTGAGGCTGTGGTGGCCGAAATGCAGAATGGCTGGGACctaaacaaacttaaaatggGCAATGAGGAAACACTAAAAG gtgtTAAATTTCCAAACCAAGCCAGTAGTATAACCTTCATCTCAAAGGGCCCAACTGCAGGCCTGCTGACCATCAGTGACATCTCTGAAGAAAGACCtggcacagagagagaagcagtATGCGCAAATAAG CCTGAACAAACTGCTGAGGAGGAATATGATGCAGAAGAACCAGAGAAACCACAGAAGAAATTACTCAAAA AGAAACCAGGCAAAGTGCAGTTCCAATCGGTCCCCATTGACATCAGCATCTCTACTACTACCACAGATGATGCATATGACTTCAACACCGATTTCAAATGA
- the LOC137128021 gene encoding uncharacterized protein gives MTKLQFLNVFLTERLMLAAQEIYKSVEDTILEYQEEIAIRERENDHLRRRLRDAGIEIWPDRPSMALLDEEEGEHPRREWSPSMGHEERIPIQIKDKRDLRASQGDDQLRGHSSCGTPDNMFSPPRVGNEYPPEGPHTSNLPQSQGVENRERDPGSRGSSRHVKAESGGGHRGSTSSNSGAQPLAPVNPNCSNENNIDIIGVENGGQMVGAKGTVAGANRGQASHMRNQGANAVDCPHQKSPLQGHMSSFCCKVCGEAFSHIGHLHVHVQVHTREKPYRCGVCGKCCSSSGRLQEHQRSHTGEKPFRCQICGKGFTQMAHLKVHMRIHTGEKPYSCPVCGKCFSRSDKIKRHLQTHSREGTYFSGQ, from the exons ATGACCAAACTGCAGTTTTTGAACGTATTTCTGACTGAGCGACTTATGCTTGCTGCGCAGGAGATTTACAAGTCTGTTGAGGATACAATTTTGGAGTACCAGGAGGAGATAGCGATCAGGGAGCGGGAGAACGACCATCTGAGACGCAGACTGCGAGACGCTGGAATTGAAATATGGCCAG ATCGTCCATCCATGGCACTTTTGGATGAGGAGGAAGGTGAGCATCCACGACGTGAATGGAGTCCCAGCATGGGCCATGAAGAGCGTATTCCTATACAGATCAAGGATAAAAGAGATCTCCGGGCCAGCCAAGGAGATGATCAGCTGCGTGGCCATAGCTCTTGCGGCACACCAGATAACATGTTCAGTCCTCCGCGTGTTGGAAATGAATATCCCCCGGAAGGCCCCCACACATCCAACCTCCCTCAGAGTCAAGGCGTggagaacagagagagggatcCTGGATCTCGAGGTTCCTCGAGGCATGTGAAGGCAGAGAGTGGTGGAGGGCACAGAGGCTCTACTTCCTCCAACAGTGGTGCCCAGCCTCTCGCACCAGTCAACCCAAACTGctcaaatgaaaacaacattgACATTATTGGGGTTGAGAATGGAGGACAGATGGTTGGTGCTAAGGGAACTGTTGCTGGAGCTAACAGAGGACAGGCCTCTCACATGCGCAACCAAGGAGCCAATGCTGTTGACTGCCCTCATCAAAAATCTCCCCTCCAAGGCCACATGTCATCTTTCTGCTGCAAGGTGTGTGGTGAGGCATTTAGTCATATTGGCCACTTGCATGTGCACGTACAAGTGCACACACGGGAAAAACCTTATCGCTGTGGTGTTTGTGGGAAATGTTGCAGCTCTTCTGGCAGACTCCAAGAGCACCAGCGTAGCCACACAGGAGAAAAACCATTCCGCTGCCAGATTTGTGGAAAGGGCTTCACACAGATGGCTCACCTGAAGGTACACATGAGGATCCATACAGGAGAGAAGCCATACAGTTGCCCTGTGTGTGGAAAGTGCTTCAGCCGCTCTGACAAAATCAAAAGGCATCTCCAGACCCATAGCCGCGAGGGAACATATTTTTCAGGGCAATGA